One genomic region from Nilaparvata lugens isolate BPH chromosome 3, ASM1435652v1, whole genome shotgun sequence encodes:
- the LOC120350375 gene encoding uncharacterized protein LOC120350375 — protein sequence MKSSRLLISRIRLWKNISGSPSSKLDNWKRHINQEVGGGWWLTGHVGWRLGGGTLRSLGDAWSDLRRRRYRVGRPHSLISLSRTLIGINRIDDVINLRRRQLG from the exons atgaagtcctccaggctgttgatatctcgcatccggctctggaaaaacatcagcggctcgccaAGTAGTAAACTGGACAATTGGAAACGCCACattaaccaagag gttggtggcGGCTGGTGGTTGACTGGTCACGTCGGATGGCGACTGGGTGGCGGCACTCTCCGTTCCCTCGGCGAtgcttggagcgatctgcgaagacgccggtaccgggttggacgccctcactccctcatctccctcagccggactctcatcggaattaatcgcatcgacgacgttatcaatcttcgtagaagacaattgggctaa